From the Malaclemys terrapin pileata isolate rMalTer1 chromosome 13, rMalTer1.hap1, whole genome shotgun sequence genome, one window contains:
- the ENDOV gene encoding endonuclease V isoform X3: MARSGTEPPEQAPLRRWEREQAQLKANVIEEDTEEWQKDSTFAGLERVGGVDLSYVKGNDTIACASLVVLSYPDLEVLYEDCQMVTVSAPYVAGYLAFREAPFLVEAAQRLQEREPGLRPQVLLVDGNGVLHHRGFGVACHLGVLTGLPCIGVAKNLLQVDGLAKDEQHKGQIRDLQMGGDVFPLRGTSGRVLGMALRSYNKSTKPIYVSVGHRTCLESAVRLVQSCCRYRIPEPIRQADIRSREYIRKHLSSPLGGTSPGPGRKEEAEPKH; the protein is encoded by the exons ATGGCGCGCAGCGGGACGGAGCCGCCGGAGCAGGCGCCGCTGCGCCGCTGGGAACG GGAGCAGGCCCAGCTAAAGGCAAATGTGATTGAGGAGGACACTGAGGAATGGCAGAAAGATTCCACCTTTGCAGGACTGGAGAGAGTGGGAGGGGTGGACCTGTCTTATGTCAAAGGAAACGACACAATCGCCTGCGCTTCCCTGGTGGTTCTCAGCTACCCAGATCTTGAG GTGCTATATGAAGATTGCCAGATGGTAACCGTGAGTGCCCCCTACGTGGCAGGATACTTAGCTTTTCGAGAGGCCCCTTTCCTGGTGGAAGCTGCTCAGAGACTTCAGGAGCGAGAGCCTGGGCTCAGGCCTCAG GTGCTGCTCGTAGATGGGAATGGCGTACTCCATCACAGAG GGTTTGGTGTGGCCTGCCACCTGGGGGTGCTGACGGGCCTGCCCTGTATTGGTGTGGCCAAAAACCTCCTGCAGGTCGATGGCCTGGCCAAGGATGAGCAGCACAAGGGGCAG ATCCGCGACCTGCAGATGGGAGGAGACGTATTCCCTCTGAGGGGCACCTCTGGGAGAGTCCTGGGCATG GCCCTGCGCAGCTACAACAAGAGCACGAAGCCCATCTATGTCTCCGTGGGCCACAGGACGTGCCTGGAGTCGGCAGTGCGCCTGGTCCAGTCCTGCTGTAGGTACCGGATCCCAGAGCCCATCCGACAG GCTGACATCAGATCCAGAGAGTACATCCGGAAGCACCTGTCCTCCCCACTGGGGGGCACGTCTCCTGGGCCAGGGAG GAAGGAAGAGGCTGAGCCCAAGCATTGA
- the ENDOV gene encoding endonuclease V isoform X5, whose product MARSGTEPPEQAPLRRWEREQAQLKANVIEEDTEEWQKDSTFAGLERVGGVDLSYVKGNDTIACASLVVLSYPDLEVLYEDCQMVTVSAPYVAGYLAFREAPFLVEAAQRLQEREPGLRPQVLLVDGNGVLHHRGFGVACHLGVLTGLPCIGVAKNLLQVDGLAKDEQHKGQIRDLQMGGDVFPLRGTSGRVLGMALRSYNKSTKPIYVSVGHRTCLESAVRLVQSCC is encoded by the exons ATGGCGCGCAGCGGGACGGAGCCGCCGGAGCAGGCGCCGCTGCGCCGCTGGGAACG GGAGCAGGCCCAGCTAAAGGCAAATGTGATTGAGGAGGACACTGAGGAATGGCAGAAAGATTCCACCTTTGCAGGACTGGAGAGAGTGGGAGGGGTGGACCTGTCTTATGTCAAAGGAAACGACACAATCGCCTGCGCTTCCCTGGTGGTTCTCAGCTACCCAGATCTTGAG GTGCTATATGAAGATTGCCAGATGGTAACCGTGAGTGCCCCCTACGTGGCAGGATACTTAGCTTTTCGAGAGGCCCCTTTCCTGGTGGAAGCTGCTCAGAGACTTCAGGAGCGAGAGCCTGGGCTCAGGCCTCAG GTGCTGCTCGTAGATGGGAATGGCGTACTCCATCACAGAG GGTTTGGTGTGGCCTGCCACCTGGGGGTGCTGACGGGCCTGCCCTGTATTGGTGTGGCCAAAAACCTCCTGCAGGTCGATGGCCTGGCCAAGGATGAGCAGCACAAGGGGCAG ATCCGCGACCTGCAGATGGGAGGAGACGTATTCCCTCTGAGGGGCACCTCTGGGAGAGTCCTGGGCATG GCCCTGCGCAGCTACAACAAGAGCACGAAGCCCATCTATGTCTCCGTGGGCCACAGGACGTGCCTGGAGTCGGCAGTGCGCCTGGTCCAGTCCTGCT GCTGA
- the ENDOV gene encoding endonuclease V isoform X4, with protein MARSGTEPPEQAPLRRWEREQAQLKANVIEEDTEEWQKDSTFAGLERVGGVDLSYVKGNDTIACASLVVLSYPDLEVLYEDCQMVTVSAPYVAGYLAFREAPFLVEAAQRLQEREPGLRPQVLLVDGNGVLHHRGFGVACHLGVLTGLPCIGVAKNLLQVDGLAKDEQHKGQIRDLQMGGDVFPLRGTSGRVLGMADIRSREYIRKHLSSPLGGTSPGPGRKEEAEPKH; from the exons ATGGCGCGCAGCGGGACGGAGCCGCCGGAGCAGGCGCCGCTGCGCCGCTGGGAACG GGAGCAGGCCCAGCTAAAGGCAAATGTGATTGAGGAGGACACTGAGGAATGGCAGAAAGATTCCACCTTTGCAGGACTGGAGAGAGTGGGAGGGGTGGACCTGTCTTATGTCAAAGGAAACGACACAATCGCCTGCGCTTCCCTGGTGGTTCTCAGCTACCCAGATCTTGAG GTGCTATATGAAGATTGCCAGATGGTAACCGTGAGTGCCCCCTACGTGGCAGGATACTTAGCTTTTCGAGAGGCCCCTTTCCTGGTGGAAGCTGCTCAGAGACTTCAGGAGCGAGAGCCTGGGCTCAGGCCTCAG GTGCTGCTCGTAGATGGGAATGGCGTACTCCATCACAGAG GGTTTGGTGTGGCCTGCCACCTGGGGGTGCTGACGGGCCTGCCCTGTATTGGTGTGGCCAAAAACCTCCTGCAGGTCGATGGCCTGGCCAAGGATGAGCAGCACAAGGGGCAG ATCCGCGACCTGCAGATGGGAGGAGACGTATTCCCTCTGAGGGGCACCTCTGGGAGAGTCCTGGGCATG GCTGACATCAGATCCAGAGAGTACATCCGGAAGCACCTGTCCTCCCCACTGGGGGGCACGTCTCCTGGGCCAGGGAG GAAGGAAGAGGCTGAGCCCAAGCATTGA
- the ENDOV gene encoding endonuclease V isoform X1, with protein MARSGTEPPEQAPLRRWEREQAQLKANVIEEDTEEWQKDSTFAGLERVGGVDLSYVKGNDTIACASLVVLSYPDLEVLYEDCQMVTVSAPYVAGYLAFREAPFLVEAAQRLQEREPGLRPQVLLVDGNGVLHHRGFGVACHLGVLTGLPCIGVAKNLLQVDGLAKDEQHKGQIRDLQMGGDVFPLRGTSGRVLGMPQSSGLSGFQPSRPCAATTRARSPSMSPWATGRAWSRQCAWSSPAVGTGSQSPSDRLTSDPESTSGSTCPPHWGARLLGQGGRKRLSPSIDLAPGRHCPAPV; from the exons ATGGCGCGCAGCGGGACGGAGCCGCCGGAGCAGGCGCCGCTGCGCCGCTGGGAACG GGAGCAGGCCCAGCTAAAGGCAAATGTGATTGAGGAGGACACTGAGGAATGGCAGAAAGATTCCACCTTTGCAGGACTGGAGAGAGTGGGAGGGGTGGACCTGTCTTATGTCAAAGGAAACGACACAATCGCCTGCGCTTCCCTGGTGGTTCTCAGCTACCCAGATCTTGAG GTGCTATATGAAGATTGCCAGATGGTAACCGTGAGTGCCCCCTACGTGGCAGGATACTTAGCTTTTCGAGAGGCCCCTTTCCTGGTGGAAGCTGCTCAGAGACTTCAGGAGCGAGAGCCTGGGCTCAGGCCTCAG GTGCTGCTCGTAGATGGGAATGGCGTACTCCATCACAGAG GGTTTGGTGTGGCCTGCCACCTGGGGGTGCTGACGGGCCTGCCCTGTATTGGTGTGGCCAAAAACCTCCTGCAGGTCGATGGCCTGGCCAAGGATGAGCAGCACAAGGGGCAG ATCCGCGACCTGCAGATGGGAGGAGACGTATTCCCTCTGAGGGGCACCTCTGGGAGAGTCCTGGGCATG CCCCAAAGCTCTGGTCTGTCCGGTTTCCAACCCTCCAGGCCCTGCGCAGCTACAACAAGAGCACGAAGCCCATCTATGTCTCCGTGGGCCACAGGACGTGCCTGGAGTCGGCAGTGCGCCTGGTCCAGTCCTGCTGTAGGTACCGGATCCCAGAGCCCATCCGACAG GCTGACATCAGATCCAGAGAGTACATCCGGAAGCACCTGTCCTCCCCACTGGGGGGCACGTCTCCTGGGCCAGGGAG GAAGGAAGAGGCTGAGCCCAAGCATTGATTTGGCCCCAGGAAGACACTGCCCAGCCCCAGTGTGA
- the ENDOV gene encoding endonuclease V isoform X2: MARSGTEPPEQAPLRRWEREQAQLKANVIEEDTEEWQKDSTFAGLERVGGVDLSYVKGNDTIACASLVVLSYPDLEVLYEDCQMVTVSAPYVAGYLAFREAPFLVEAAQRLQEREPGLRPQVLLVDGNGVLHHRGFGVACHLGVLTGLPCIGVAKNLLQVDGLAKDEQHKGQIRDLQMGGDVFPLRGTSGRVLGMPQSSGLSGFQPSRPCAATTRARSPSMSPWATGRAWSRQCAWSSPAADIRSREYIRKHLSSPLGGTSPGPGRKEEAEPKH; this comes from the exons ATGGCGCGCAGCGGGACGGAGCCGCCGGAGCAGGCGCCGCTGCGCCGCTGGGAACG GGAGCAGGCCCAGCTAAAGGCAAATGTGATTGAGGAGGACACTGAGGAATGGCAGAAAGATTCCACCTTTGCAGGACTGGAGAGAGTGGGAGGGGTGGACCTGTCTTATGTCAAAGGAAACGACACAATCGCCTGCGCTTCCCTGGTGGTTCTCAGCTACCCAGATCTTGAG GTGCTATATGAAGATTGCCAGATGGTAACCGTGAGTGCCCCCTACGTGGCAGGATACTTAGCTTTTCGAGAGGCCCCTTTCCTGGTGGAAGCTGCTCAGAGACTTCAGGAGCGAGAGCCTGGGCTCAGGCCTCAG GTGCTGCTCGTAGATGGGAATGGCGTACTCCATCACAGAG GGTTTGGTGTGGCCTGCCACCTGGGGGTGCTGACGGGCCTGCCCTGTATTGGTGTGGCCAAAAACCTCCTGCAGGTCGATGGCCTGGCCAAGGATGAGCAGCACAAGGGGCAG ATCCGCGACCTGCAGATGGGAGGAGACGTATTCCCTCTGAGGGGCACCTCTGGGAGAGTCCTGGGCATG CCCCAAAGCTCTGGTCTGTCCGGTTTCCAACCCTCCAGGCCCTGCGCAGCTACAACAAGAGCACGAAGCCCATCTATGTCTCCGTGGGCCACAGGACGTGCCTGGAGTCGGCAGTGCGCCTGGTCCAGTCCTGCT GCTGACATCAGATCCAGAGAGTACATCCGGAAGCACCTGTCCTCCCCACTGGGGGGCACGTCTCCTGGGCCAGGGAG GAAGGAAGAGGCTGAGCCCAAGCATTGA